Proteins encoded in a region of the Ancylobacter sp. SL191 genome:
- a CDS encoding L,D-transpeptidase codes for MLIDRRLFLLAAPVALAGCTTTGSPRVSQMLPPALDPQYVRMYGAVTDEPFPIPAVDISQIDPRFLRQEVAYSSPYQPGTIVVDPNERFAYLVMANGRALRYGVGVGRQEGFNFRGEGIIARKAEWPRWTPTPDMIAREPERYGPYAGGLAGGPDNPLGPRALYLYKNGRDTYYRLHGTTEPLTIGTMVSSGCIRFINQDIIDLYRRVPTGSRVVVLPATGGAMS; via the coding sequence ATGCTCATCGATCGTCGTCTGTTTCTGCTTGCCGCCCCTGTCGCCCTCGCCGGCTGCACCACGACGGGAAGCCCGCGTGTCAGCCAGATGCTGCCGCCCGCGCTCGACCCGCAATATGTGCGGATGTACGGGGCGGTCACCGACGAGCCGTTCCCGATCCCGGCGGTCGACATCAGCCAGATCGACCCGCGCTTCCTGCGCCAGGAAGTGGCCTACAGCTCGCCCTACCAGCCAGGCACGATTGTGGTCGATCCCAATGAGCGCTTCGCCTATCTCGTCATGGCCAATGGCCGGGCGCTGCGCTACGGCGTCGGTGTCGGCCGGCAGGAAGGCTTCAATTTCCGCGGCGAGGGCATTATCGCCCGCAAGGCCGAATGGCCGCGCTGGACGCCCACCCCCGACATGATCGCCCGCGAGCCGGAGCGCTACGGCCCCTATGCCGGCGGCCTGGCGGGCGGACCGGACAACCCGCTGGGGCCGCGCGCGCTCTATCTCTACAAGAACGGGCGCGACACCTATTACCGCCTGCACGGCACGACCGAGCCGCTGACCATCGGCACCATGGTGTCCTCCGGCTGCATCCGCTTCATCAACCAGGACATCATCGACCTGTACCGCCGCGTGCCCACCGGCTCGCGCGTGGTGGTACTGCCGGCGACCGGCGGGGCGATGAGCTGA
- a CDS encoding tyrosine phosphatase family protein produces MIHVCPLSRLSETVERTGAEHVLSVINVATPVALPARVLADNHLFIGFNDILAPQEGLIHPSEAHVDAILGFARRWPRRAPLVVHCYLGVSRSTASAYIAACALAPERDEVEIARELRAASPIATPNALLVSLADAALGRQGRMSAAIAAIGRGREAMENEPFELRLG; encoded by the coding sequence ATGATTCATGTCTGCCCGCTCTCGCGCCTCAGTGAGACCGTCGAGCGCACCGGCGCCGAGCATGTGCTGAGCGTCATCAATGTCGCCACGCCCGTCGCCCTTCCGGCGCGCGTGCTGGCCGACAATCATCTTTTCATCGGCTTCAACGACATCCTCGCCCCCCAGGAGGGGCTGATCCACCCCTCCGAGGCGCATGTCGACGCCATTCTCGGCTTCGCCCGCCGCTGGCCGCGCCGCGCGCCGCTGGTGGTGCATTGCTATCTCGGTGTCAGCCGCTCGACCGCCTCGGCCTATATCGCCGCCTGCGCGCTGGCGCCCGAGCGCGACGAGGTGGAGATCGCCCGCGAACTGCGCGCCGCCTCGCCCATCGCCACGCCGAACGCGCTGCTGGTGTCGCTCGCCGACGCCGCGCTCGGAAGGCAGGGCCGCATGAGCGCTGCCATCGCCGCCATCGGTCGCGGCCGGGAGGCGATGGAGAACGAGCCGTTTGAGCTGCGGCTGGGGTAG